The following proteins come from a genomic window of Chionomys nivalis chromosome 9, mChiNiv1.1, whole genome shotgun sequence:
- the Ell3 gene encoding RNA polymerase II elongation factor ELL3 isoform X2, translating to MEGTQEALSGKMRLLFTPAARTSLMMLRLNEAALRALQECHQQQVRPVIAFQGHRGYLRLPGPGWSCLFSFIVSQCGQEGTSGGLDLVYQRLGRSGPNCLHCLGSLRERLTIWAAMDTIPAPLLAHEHLTEDPRESESWQDTGDAPEGHPQMALEEVSDPLASNHGQSLPGSSSEPMAQWEVRNHTYLPNREPDQPPPSPANLKYLDKKRSAPITTEEPEEKRLRALPPAPSPQGLSNQDSQERGNWVQDGDGDGDSTLEQSLSDQAASESPSPKEVPDYLLQYGAIHSTEQQQAYEQDFETDYAEYRILHARVGAASQRFTELGAEIKRLERGTPEHKVLEDKIVQEYRKFRKRYPSYQEEKHRCEYLHQKLSHIKGLILEFEEKNRGS from the exons ATGGAGGGGACCCAAGAAGCTCTGAGTGGGAAAATGAGGCTCCTTTTCACCCCTGCTGCTCGGACCAGCCTTATGATGCTTAGGCTCAACGAGGCGGCGCTACGGGCACTGCAAGAGTGTCATCAACAACAG GTACGGCCTGTGATCGCTTTCCAAGGCCACCGAGGG TATCTAAGGCTTCCTGGCCCTGGATGgtcctgcctcttctccttcaTAGTATCCCAATGTGGCCAAGAGGGCACTAGTGGCGGCTTGGACCTTGTGTACCAACGTTTAGGCAG ATCTGGGCCGAACTGTCTCCACTGCCTGGGCTCACTGAGAGAGCGACTCACTATTTGGGCAGCCATGGATACTATCCCAGCCCCACTGTTAGCTCATGAACACCTGACTGAAGATCCCAGAGAGTCCGAGAGTTGGCAGGACACTGGAGATGCTCCTGAAGGTCATCCCCAGATGGCACTAGAAGAG GTATCTGACCCACTGGCAAGCAACCATGGACAGTCACTCCCAGGATCCTCCAGTGAGCCCATGGCACAATGGGAAGTGAG GAACCACACCTATCTTCCAAACAGAGAGCCAGACCAACCACCGCCTTCCCCTGCCAACCTGAAATACCTGGACAAG AAACGTTCAGCACCTATAACCACTGAAGAACCAGAGGAAAAGAGGCTCAGAGCTTTGCCTCCTGCCCCAAGTCCACAAGGGCTATCAAATCAGGACTCCCAAGAGCGAGGAAACTGGGTGCaagatggagatggagatggagattCCACGCTGGAGCAGAGTCTCTCGGATCAAGCAG CCTCTGAATCCCCAAGCCCCAAGGAGGTACCAGATTATCTCCT GCAATACGGAGCCATCCACAGCACAGAGCAGCAACAGGCCTACGAGCAGGACTTTGAGACAGACTACGCTGAATACCGGATCCTGCATGCCCGTGTTGGGGCTGCCAGCCAAAGGTTCACAGAGCTGGGGGCGGAGATTAAGAGACTTGAGCGAGGAACCCCAGAACACAAG gtGCTAGAAGATAAAATAGTCCAGGAGTATAGAAAGTTCAGAAAG CGGTATCCAAGCTACCAAGAGGAGAAGCATCGCTGTGAGTACCTGCATCAGAA